A window of Paenibacillus sp. 19GGS1-52 contains these coding sequences:
- a CDS encoding FtsX-like permease family protein, which translates to MIGTNNRKIVRRLAFKSLKANQTRSLAIVCAIVLTTLLITSMFTLSFSLSKSSEYTQMRTVGTDFHGGFKYLTPSEVATLKKHPSIRQYGISLNVGTISNPAFKDTRIEVHQIDKSYAKHSFVNFIAGGLPSGENEIALNTWELDKLGLKHKLGQRLNLEIEIGKQTISQDFILSGYYEADEHLALAGMAFVSEAFAKKNLAQIDPLISKTDATYINTSDLSVMFNNSINIEKKLNKVLADTGLDAPIGVNWAYSTAYLSDNIMNLIPYAAVVFIIMLSGYLLIYNIFYISVVRDVKFYGLLKTIGTTPRQLKRIISIQAKMLYVIALPFGMAIGYAIGQLITPMANSMSSETVETSYSASPFIFLGAALFSYLTVWIAASKPSRIAARISPVEAVKFAGIRHSGRKITKQSKHGARIYSMAFSNLFRNKKKLLLMLSSLSLSIVLFSIIFTVISSLDVNKYLSSFISGDFVVNNEAMILHEGERGDPLALSEPFCSSLSKIPNVKSVDKVYFNYEFYPLDEAIRSVLQPFVASPDPGLIYTLKNGAIFINLYGLDTGWLDWVKKDILEGTFDKQKFMSGDYAIITESILAEDSNATYYHPGDKITYETLGKSYEVMAVLPYDGLYAATTKSFSSNGYNVFLPSSELNKMLPMGNNPSRILSATIHADPTKLSEVEEAAKALTAPIDELSFKSREDYKQELGGFIRIFQTVGYGLSFVIALIGVLNYINTVLTGVISRRNEFAILESIGMTKKQLKKMLVYEGLYNVLLTVAITSTLGVLITYSISKNITGIMAFTVFHMSWLPFILVIPILLVIAYTVTLSAYKTLNKATIVERLREVE; encoded by the coding sequence ATGATCGGAACGAATAACCGTAAGATCGTGCGGCGCCTTGCCTTCAAAAGCCTAAAGGCCAATCAGACGCGTAGTCTCGCTATTGTTTGTGCCATCGTGCTGACTACGCTTTTAATTACCAGTATGTTCACTTTATCCTTCAGCCTCAGCAAATCGTCGGAATATACTCAGATGAGAACCGTAGGAACTGATTTTCATGGAGGATTCAAATATCTAACTCCATCTGAGGTAGCGACACTGAAGAAACACCCCTCTATCCGGCAATACGGGATTTCTCTCAATGTTGGAACGATAAGCAACCCTGCCTTCAAGGATACTCGGATAGAAGTTCATCAGATTGATAAAAGCTATGCTAAACATTCATTTGTTAATTTCATTGCAGGTGGCCTGCCTTCCGGAGAAAATGAGATCGCCTTGAACACTTGGGAGTTGGATAAACTAGGCCTGAAGCATAAACTGGGCCAGCGGCTAAATTTGGAGATTGAGATTGGGAAGCAGACCATAAGTCAGGACTTTATACTGTCGGGGTACTACGAAGCGGATGAGCATTTGGCTCTAGCGGGGATGGCTTTCGTCTCTGAGGCTTTTGCTAAGAAAAACTTAGCCCAAATCGATCCGCTCATTTCCAAGACCGACGCTACTTATATTAATACCTCAGATTTAAGTGTGATGTTTAACAATTCCATCAATATTGAGAAGAAGCTGAACAAAGTGTTGGCTGATACGGGATTAGATGCCCCCATTGGAGTAAATTGGGCCTATTCTACTGCCTATTTATCCGACAATATCATGAACCTGATCCCTTATGCGGCTGTAGTCTTTATCATTATGCTTAGTGGTTATTTACTCATTTATAATATTTTTTATATCTCTGTAGTACGGGACGTAAAGTTCTATGGCTTACTGAAGACGATTGGAACCACGCCACGACAGCTGAAGAGAATTATATCTATTCAGGCCAAAATGTTATACGTAATTGCCCTCCCGTTCGGAATGGCCATTGGCTATGCCATCGGACAGTTGATTACCCCCATGGCAAACTCGATGTCCAGTGAGACTGTAGAAACTTCGTATTCAGCCAGTCCATTCATTTTCCTAGGGGCAGCCCTCTTCTCTTACCTTACAGTATGGATTGCTGCCAGTAAGCCGAGCAGGATCGCCGCGCGGATCTCCCCAGTGGAGGCTGTAAAGTTCGCTGGGATAAGGCACAGCGGCAGGAAGATTACGAAACAGTCCAAACACGGAGCCAGAATATACAGCATGGCGTTCTCCAACCTTTTTAGAAACAAAAAAAAGCTGCTGCTTATGCTGTCCTCTCTCTCGCTAAGTATTGTCTTGTTCAGCATTATCTTTACGGTGATCTCCTCATTGGATGTTAACAAGTACTTAAGTTCATTTATATCTGGGGATTTTGTAGTGAACAATGAGGCGATGATCCTCCATGAAGGAGAACGAGGCGATCCGCTGGCCCTCTCCGAACCATTCTGCAGCAGCCTAAGCAAGATACCCAATGTAAAGAGTGTTGATAAGGTATATTTCAATTACGAATTCTATCCTTTAGATGAGGCTATTCGCTCTGTGTTACAACCCTTTGTTGCTTCACCAGATCCTGGTCTTATCTATACATTAAAAAACGGAGCTATTTTCATTAATCTTTATGGACTAGATACAGGTTGGCTAGACTGGGTGAAGAAGGACATCCTCGAAGGCACATTCGACAAGCAAAAATTTATGTCTGGAGATTACGCAATTATTACCGAAAGCATTTTAGCAGAGGATAGTAATGCAACCTATTATCATCCTGGCGACAAAATCACCTACGAAACCTTAGGTAAAAGCTATGAAGTAATGGCAGTGTTACCTTATGATGGCCTATATGCTGCAACTACAAAATCTTTTTCATCAAACGGTTATAATGTCTTTCTTCCTTCTTCTGAACTGAACAAGATGCTACCTATGGGGAACAATCCTTCCAGGATCCTCTCGGCCACGATCCACGCTGATCCGACCAAGCTGAGCGAGGTGGAAGAAGCAGCCAAAGCTCTTACTGCCCCTATCGATGAGCTAAGTTTCAAATCCAGAGAAGATTACAAGCAGGAACTCGGTGGATTCATCCGTATTTTTCAAACGGTAGGTTACGGTCTCAGTTTCGTGATCGCGCTCATCGGTGTGCTGAATTATATTAATACTGTACTAACCGGAGTCATCTCCCGCAGAAATGAATTTGCCATACTGGAGAGTATCGGCATGACCAAGAAACAACTTAAAAAAATGCTGGTATACGAAGGACTGTATAATGTACTCTTGACTGTGGCTATCACTTCTACCTTGGGCGTGCTAATTACCTATAGCATTTCTAAAAATATAACAGGGATCATGGCTTTTACGGTATTTCATATGAGCTGGCTGCCGTTTATCCTAGTCATACCTATTCTATTAGTCATTGCTTACACGGTAACCCTGAGCGCCTACAAGACGTTGAACAAAGCCACCATTGTCGAGAGACTTAGAGAAGTCGAATAG
- a CDS encoding ABC transporter ATP-binding protein, translated as MPILRVENLKKYYGKGEQTVKALDDVSLSVKKGEFLAIVGTSGSGKSTLLHMLGGLDRATEGKVYVDEHDIYTMSDEKLTIFRRRSVGFVFQSYNLVPILNVRENIVLPIELDGGKIDKEYLDTVIRTLGLQEKVHNLPSNLSGGQQQRVAIARALATKPSIILADEPTGNLDNKTSQEVLILLKQMSEKFNQTIVMITHNESIAQSADRIIRIEDGKIVSGNALATEVPPL; from the coding sequence ATGCCTATTTTAAGAGTAGAAAATCTGAAGAAGTATTATGGGAAAGGTGAACAGACGGTTAAAGCCCTGGATGACGTGTCGCTCTCGGTGAAGAAGGGTGAATTTCTGGCTATTGTCGGCACCAGCGGCAGTGGGAAAAGTACACTTTTGCATATGCTCGGCGGTCTCGATCGGGCTACAGAAGGCAAGGTATATGTGGATGAGCATGATATTTATACGATGAGCGATGAGAAGTTAACCATTTTCAGGCGCAGATCGGTCGGATTCGTGTTTCAGAGCTACAATCTGGTTCCAATACTAAATGTACGGGAGAATATTGTCCTTCCCATCGAACTGGACGGAGGCAAGATAGACAAGGAGTATCTCGATACAGTTATTCGAACCTTGGGTCTTCAAGAAAAAGTACATAACCTGCCTTCCAACCTCTCGGGAGGACAGCAGCAGCGGGTAGCGATAGCCAGAGCCTTGGCTACTAAACCGTCCATTATCCTGGCGGATGAACCCACAGGCAATCTGGACAACAAGACCAGCCAGGAAGTACTTATTCTATTGAAGCAGATGAGTGAGAAATTCAATCAGACCATTGTAATGATCACGCATAACGAGAGTATTGCACAGAGTGCAGACCGGATTATCCGGATTGAGGACGGAAAGATTGTTTCCGGCAACGCGCTAGCCACTGAGGTACCCCCATTATGA